In the Leptolyngbya sp. FACHB-261 genome, one interval contains:
- the glsA gene encoding glutaminase A — MSQKPDSIEADRGPLQRFLEDLHRKYQPLCEGHLANYIPELAKANPDWFAICVITVDGQVYTVGDFEQLFTIQSISKGFVYGLALEDHGRDAVLSKVGVEPTGDAFNAIVLDEHSKRPYNPMVNAGAIATTSLLKGVGPTERLNRMLDMFRCYVGHDVVIDISVFMSERTTGFRNRAMAYLMRNFGMIDERIDEALDLYFQQCSLMVDCRDLAVMAATLANRGINPITQERAVQPCYVRDILTVMYSCGMYNFAGEWAYKVGLPAKSGVCGGIIAVVPNQMGIGVFSPLLDGRGNSVRGVRVCEDLSTRLGLHLFDCQTSLLNLTS; from the coding sequence ATGAGCCAAAAGCCAGACTCTATAGAGGCTGACCGAGGGCCTCTCCAACGTTTTCTCGAGGACTTGCACCGCAAGTATCAACCGCTGTGTGAAGGCCATCTAGCCAATTACATTCCTGAACTAGCCAAGGCTAATCCAGATTGGTTTGCCATCTGTGTGATCACCGTGGATGGACAGGTTTACACTGTGGGCGATTTTGAGCAACTGTTCACGATTCAGTCGATTTCTAAAGGGTTTGTCTACGGCTTGGCCTTAGAGGATCACGGGCGCGATGCTGTGCTGAGCAAAGTTGGTGTAGAACCCACCGGCGATGCCTTTAATGCCATCGTGCTGGATGAACACTCCAAACGCCCCTACAACCCCATGGTGAATGCAGGAGCGATTGCCACCACGAGCTTGCTCAAGGGAGTTGGCCCTACTGAACGGCTCAACCGCATGCTCGATATGTTTCGCTGCTATGTCGGTCACGATGTCGTGATTGATATTTCTGTCTTCATGTCAGAGCGCACGACTGGGTTTCGCAACCGGGCAATGGCCTATCTAATGCGCAACTTCGGCATGATCGACGAACGCATTGATGAAGCGCTGGACCTCTATTTCCAGCAATGTTCCTTGATGGTGGACTGCCGCGATCTGGCAGTGATGGCTGCAACCTTAGCCAACCGCGGCATTAACCCAATCACCCAAGAACGTGCCGTCCAGCCCTGCTATGTCAGAGACATTCTCACGGTGATGTATAGCTGTGGCATGTACAATTTTGCGGGGGAGTGGGCCTACAAAGTGGGTCTACCAGCCAAAAGTGGGGTTTGCGGCGGCATCATTGCCGTAGTGCCGAACCAAATGGGGATTGGTGTCTTCTCACCCCTATTGGATGGCCGAGGTAACAGTGTTCGCGGGGTTAGAGTTTGCGAGGATCTCTCTACTCGCTTGGGCTTGCACTTGTTTGACTGCCAAACTTCACTGCTGAACCTAACATCCTGA
- the pheA gene encoding prephenate dehydratase, translating into MVTSYSIAYLGPAGTFSETAALRYLELLNPEQITGLCPYASIPQAIKAVARREVERAIVPVENSIEGSVTTTLDTLWALDGLQVQQALVLPVTQTLISRAVDLKQIQTVYSHPQGLAQCQQWLEQNLPQVQLIPTSSTTEALDYLDNPTMAMIAAERAASLYNLPILARAINDHPANCTRFWALSLQAATGGSHTSLAFSVPANVPGALMRPLSIFASRQINLSRIESRPTKRSLGDYLFFLDLEADANEERVRSAIEELRAYAETLKIFGSYSVLSLARPVTSEP; encoded by the coding sequence ATGGTCACTTCCTATTCGATTGCTTACCTTGGCCCAGCCGGTACCTTCAGCGAAACTGCAGCTCTGCGTTATCTAGAACTGCTGAATCCGGAGCAGATTACAGGGCTCTGTCCCTATGCCAGCATCCCTCAAGCAATTAAGGCCGTAGCTAGGCGGGAGGTCGAACGCGCCATTGTTCCAGTTGAGAACTCGATTGAGGGTAGCGTCACCACAACCCTGGATACACTGTGGGCGCTAGACGGGCTACAAGTCCAGCAAGCTCTGGTGTTACCAGTGACCCAAACCCTAATCTCCCGAGCAGTTGACCTCAAGCAGATTCAGACTGTTTACTCTCATCCGCAAGGTTTGGCCCAGTGCCAGCAGTGGTTAGAGCAGAACCTGCCTCAAGTGCAACTGATTCCCACCAGTTCCACAACGGAGGCGCTTGACTACCTCGACAACCCCACAATGGCGATGATTGCCGCGGAGCGAGCGGCGAGCCTATACAATCTGCCCATCCTGGCGCGGGCGATTAATGACCACCCAGCCAACTGCACTCGCTTCTGGGCACTCAGCTTGCAAGCAGCGACGGGTGGTAGCCATACGTCTTTGGCTTTTAGCGTTCCAGCTAATGTCCCTGGTGCGCTGATGCGACCGCTCTCGATCTTCGCTAGCCGCCAGATCAATCTCAGCCGTATCGAATCCCGCCCCACCAAACGCTCGTTGGGGGACTATCTGTTCTTTCTAGATCTAGAAGCTGATGCTAACGAGGAGCGGGTCCGCTCTGCCATAGAGGAATTGCGGGCCTATGCTGAAACCCTCAAGATTTTTGGCAGCTATTCAGTCCTGTCTTTGGCCCGCCCTGTCACCTCAGAGCCCTAA
- the ald gene encoding alanine dehydrogenase, translated as MRIGVPREVKDQEFRVGLTPSAVQALVHRGHQVLIEAGAGTGAGFTDADYERAGAKLANSPETIYEQQMVVKVKEPLPSEYKLLHPDLLLFTYLHLAADEVLTTALLKSGATCVAYETVQANNGQLPLLVPMSVIAGRLSVQFGAHYLTRQQGGRGVLLGGVPGVRPGRVVVLGGGIVGTEAARMAVGLGARVQIFDVNLNRLSELETIFGSRVELLYSTPANIEAVVPEADLLIGAVLLPGRRAPVLVSRELVSQMQARTVIVDVAVDQGGCIETMRTTSHTQPVYEEAGVLHYGVPNMPGAVPWTATQALVNATLPYVIALADFGEEALDKDPMLARGLNIKAGKITYPAIADAFPHLPRA; from the coding sequence ATGCGTATTGGTGTACCTCGAGAGGTCAAGGATCAAGAGTTTCGTGTTGGACTAACCCCCAGTGCGGTGCAAGCGCTGGTCCATCGGGGACACCAGGTACTGATTGAGGCAGGCGCAGGCACGGGGGCAGGTTTCACAGATGCCGATTACGAGCGGGCCGGAGCCAAATTAGCTAACAGCCCTGAGACTATCTACGAGCAGCAGATGGTGGTCAAGGTGAAAGAGCCTCTGCCCTCTGAGTACAAACTGCTACACCCAGATTTGCTGCTGTTTACCTACCTGCACCTAGCCGCAGATGAAGTACTGACCACTGCACTACTGAAGTCAGGAGCGACCTGTGTTGCTTATGAGACGGTGCAGGCTAACAACGGTCAGCTGCCACTTCTGGTGCCGATGAGTGTGATTGCAGGACGCTTGTCGGTGCAGTTTGGGGCGCACTACTTGACTCGGCAGCAGGGCGGGCGCGGTGTACTCTTAGGGGGCGTGCCTGGGGTACGACCTGGACGGGTGGTCGTTTTAGGCGGTGGCATTGTTGGGACCGAGGCCGCGCGCATGGCTGTAGGTTTGGGGGCACGCGTGCAGATCTTTGATGTGAACCTGAATCGGTTGTCTGAACTAGAAACGATCTTTGGTTCACGCGTGGAGCTTCTGTACAGCACGCCTGCAAACATTGAAGCGGTTGTGCCCGAAGCTGATTTGCTGATTGGTGCGGTGCTGCTACCCGGACGCCGGGCACCGGTGCTGGTATCTCGTGAACTGGTTAGTCAGATGCAGGCGAGAACAGTGATCGTTGATGTGGCAGTAGACCAGGGTGGTTGCATTGAGACTATGCGCACAACCTCGCATACCCAACCGGTGTACGAGGAAGCTGGCGTTCTGCACTACGGTGTTCCCAATATGCCGGGAGCGGTGCCCTGGACAGCTACCCAAGCTTTAGTCAATGCGACCTTACCTTACGTCATTGCCTTAGCTGATTTCGGCGAAGAAGCTCTGGACAAAGATCCTATGCTGGCGCGGGGGCTCAACATTAAGGCTGGCAAGATTACTTATCCGGCTATAGCTGATGCCTTCCCTCACCTGCCCAGGGCTTGA
- a CDS encoding LON peptidase substrate-binding domain-containing protein gives MAFPSSIAVCELPLFPLGDVVLFPGQPLPLHIFEYRYRIMMNTILDSDRRFGVLMVDPVREEPARIGCCAEIVKYQRLPDGRLRVLTLGQQRFQVLDYVREKPYYVGLVEWLEDATPAQDLGPLADEVSTLLKDVVRLSAKLMEQDIELPDDLPTSPTELSYWIGRNLSGASVEQQMLLEMLDTEARLRREADILSSTRNHLAAKTVLKDTLSS, from the coding sequence ATGGCCTTCCCTTCCTCTATCGCGGTCTGCGAACTACCCCTATTCCCGCTTGGGGATGTTGTGCTGTTTCCAGGGCAGCCTTTGCCGTTACACATCTTTGAGTACCGTTACCGGATCATGATGAATACCATCCTCGATAGTGATCGTCGCTTCGGGGTCTTAATGGTAGATCCGGTTCGAGAGGAACCCGCTCGAATCGGCTGCTGCGCCGAGATCGTGAAGTATCAACGTTTGCCAGACGGTCGACTGCGGGTTTTAACACTAGGACAACAGCGTTTTCAGGTGTTGGACTATGTGCGTGAGAAACCCTACTACGTCGGCTTAGTGGAATGGCTCGAGGATGCAACCCCTGCTCAGGATCTGGGGCCACTGGCTGACGAAGTGAGTACGCTGCTCAAAGACGTCGTGCGTCTGTCTGCCAAGCTGATGGAGCAGGACATCGAGCTACCTGACGATTTGCCAACTTCACCCACAGAGTTGTCCTACTGGATTGGGCGCAACCTCTCTGGAGCGAGTGTAGAGCAGCAAATGCTACTGGAAATGTTGGACACCGAGGCTCGCTTGCGCCGGGAAGCTGACATTTTGTCTTCTACCCGTAATCATTTGGCTGCCAAAACTGTTTTGAAAGATACTCTCAGCAGTTGA
- the rpsJ gene encoding 30S ribosomal protein S10, with amino-acid sequence MQQQKIRIRLQAFDHRLLDTSCEKIVDTANRTNAAAIGPIPLPTRRRIYCLLRSPHVDKDSREHFETRTHRRIIDIYQPSSKTIDALMKLDLPAGVDIEVKL; translated from the coding sequence ATCCAACAGCAAAAGATTCGCATTCGGCTGCAAGCCTTTGACCATCGGCTGCTTGATACCTCTTGTGAGAAGATTGTCGATACTGCTAACCGTACTAACGCAGCAGCGATTGGCCCTATTCCTTTGCCGACCCGGCGCCGCATCTACTGTTTGTTGCGCTCACCCCACGTCGATAAGGACTCTCGGGAACACTTCGAAACCCGGACCCACCGTCGTATTATTGATATCTATCAGCCATCTTCTAAAACGATTGATGCACTGATGAAGTTGGATTTGCCAGCTGGTGTAGACATCGAAGTCAAACTCTAA
- the tuf gene encoding elongation factor Tu gives MARAKFERTKPHVNIGTIGHVDHGKTTLTAAITMTLAALGQAQARKYADIDAAPEEKARGITINTAHVEYQTQTRHYAHVDCPGHADYVKNMITGAAQMDGAILVVSAADGPMPQTREHILLARQVGVPNIVVFLNKEDQVDDAELLELVELEVRELLDSYDFAGDDIPIVAGSALLAVEKMTSDPKTIRGQDKWVDKIYDLMDAVDASIPTPERDIDKPFLMAVEDVFSISGRGTVATGRIERGKVKIGETISIVGIRDTRETTVTGVEMFQKTLDEGMAGDNVGLLLRGVKKEDIERGMVLAKPGSITPHTQFEAEVYVLKQEEGGRKTPFFPGYRPQFYVRTTDVTGTITSFTSDDGSTAEMVMPGDRIKMTVELIKPIAIEQQMRFAIREGGRTVGSGVVSKIVK, from the coding sequence ATGGCACGTGCAAAATTTGAGCGGACCAAACCCCACGTCAACATTGGCACCATTGGTCACGTTGACCACGGTAAGACCACGTTGACGGCGGCGATCACGATGACCTTGGCAGCACTGGGCCAAGCTCAGGCTCGCAAATACGCAGATATTGATGCAGCTCCTGAAGAGAAGGCGCGCGGCATCACGATCAACACCGCCCACGTGGAGTATCAGACCCAAACTCGTCACTACGCCCACGTGGACTGCCCCGGTCACGCTGACTACGTGAAGAACATGATCACGGGTGCAGCGCAGATGGACGGTGCAATCCTAGTGGTATCTGCCGCAGATGGCCCCATGCCTCAGACTCGTGAGCACATTCTGCTAGCCCGTCAGGTCGGCGTTCCTAATATTGTGGTGTTCCTGAACAAGGAAGATCAGGTAGATGACGCTGAACTGCTGGAACTAGTGGAACTGGAAGTTCGTGAGCTGTTGGATTCCTACGACTTCGCTGGCGACGATATCCCAATTGTGGCAGGCTCAGCTCTACTGGCTGTAGAGAAGATGACCTCTGATCCCAAGACCATTCGGGGTCAGGACAAGTGGGTCGACAAGATCTACGACCTGATGGACGCGGTGGATGCTAGCATCCCCACACCTGAGCGGGACATCGACAAGCCCTTCCTGATGGCGGTTGAAGACGTCTTCTCGATCTCGGGCCGGGGTACGGTCGCCACAGGCCGGATTGAACGCGGTAAGGTCAAGATTGGCGAAACGATCTCGATTGTAGGCATCAGAGACACCCGTGAAACCACGGTAACTGGCGTGGAAATGTTCCAGAAGACCCTTGATGAGGGTATGGCTGGCGACAACGTGGGCTTGCTACTACGGGGTGTTAAGAAGGAAGACATTGAGCGGGGGATGGTGCTAGCCAAGCCTGGTTCAATCACCCCTCACACCCAGTTTGAGGCAGAGGTCTACGTGCTGAAGCAAGAAGAAGGTGGTCGTAAAACGCCCTTCTTCCCCGGTTACCGCCCTCAGTTCTACGTACGTACAACTGACGTAACGGGTACCATCACCTCTTTCACCTCTGACGATGGCAGCACTGCCGAAATGGTGATGCCCGGTGACCGCATTAAAATGACGGTTGAACTGATCAAGCCCATCGCTATTGAGCAGCAAATGCGCTTCGCGATTCGCGAAGGTGGCCGTACAGTTGGTTCTGGCGTGGTTTCTAAGATCGTCAAGTAG
- the fusA gene encoding elongation factor G, protein MARAVPLEKVRNIGIAAHIDAGKTTTTERILFYSGVVHKIGEVHEGTAVTDWMEQERERGITITAAAISTSWKDHKINIIDTPGHVDFTIEVERSMRVLDGVIAVFDSVGGVQPQSETVWRQADRYRVPRIAFVNKMDRMGADFVRVYKQIVDRLRANAVPIQLPIGAEADLKGIVDLVALKAYIYNNDLGTDIVETDIPADMEELVEEYRAKLLEAVAETDDALMEKFFAEEPLTEEEVRTALRKGTIAGTIVPMLCGSAFKNKGVQLLLDAVVDYLPSPLEVPAIQGTKLDGSAVERHADDEEPMSALAFKIMADPFGRLTFVRVYSGILRKGSYVLNSTKGKKERVSRLIVLKADERTDVDELRAGDLGAMLGLKDTFTGDTLCEESSPVILESLFIPEPVISVAVEPKTKQDMDKLSKALQSLSEEDPTFRVNVDPETNQTVISGMGELHLEILVDRMMREFKVEANVGAPQVAYRETIRKQVKAEGKFVRQSGGKGQYGHVVIELEPAEPGTGFEFVSKIVGGSVPREYIGPAEAGMKEACEGGILAGFPVIDVRATLVDGSYHDVDSSEMAFKIAGSMAIKDGFLKASPVLLEPMMKVEVEVPEDFLGTIMGDLNSRRGQIEGQEKAAQGLAKVAAKVPLAEMFGYATDIRSKTQGRGIFTMEFSHYEEVPRSVAEAIIAKSKGNA, encoded by the coding sequence GTGGCACGTGCCGTTCCCCTCGAGAAGGTACGCAACATAGGAATCGCAGCCCACATTGATGCTGGGAAGACGACGACTACCGAGCGTATTCTGTTTTACTCCGGCGTGGTCCATAAGATCGGTGAGGTCCACGAAGGAACAGCGGTCACCGATTGGATGGAACAGGAGCGGGAACGGGGCATTACGATCACCGCAGCCGCTATTTCTACCAGTTGGAAAGACCATAAAATCAATATCATCGACACGCCGGGTCACGTGGACTTCACCATTGAGGTGGAGCGCTCCATGCGGGTGCTGGATGGTGTGATTGCCGTATTCGATTCCGTAGGTGGTGTTCAACCCCAATCGGAGACAGTATGGCGTCAGGCGGACCGCTATCGGGTGCCCCGGATCGCGTTCGTCAACAAGATGGACCGAATGGGCGCAGACTTCGTCCGAGTTTACAAGCAGATCGTAGATCGACTGCGCGCTAATGCAGTTCCCATTCAGCTGCCGATTGGTGCTGAGGCTGACCTCAAAGGCATCGTAGACTTGGTCGCCTTGAAAGCCTATATCTATAACAATGACTTAGGTACTGACATCGTCGAGACCGACATTCCTGCCGATATGGAGGAGTTGGTTGAAGAGTACCGTGCCAAGCTGCTAGAAGCGGTAGCGGAAACCGACGATGCGCTGATGGAGAAATTCTTTGCTGAAGAGCCTCTAACTGAAGAAGAGGTTCGAACTGCTCTCCGCAAAGGGACCATCGCAGGCACAATCGTGCCTATGCTCTGTGGCTCTGCCTTCAAGAACAAGGGAGTCCAACTGCTGCTGGACGCTGTTGTTGATTACCTGCCTTCTCCCCTTGAGGTTCCAGCCATTCAAGGGACCAAGCTGGATGGCTCTGCCGTTGAGCGTCATGCTGACGATGAAGAGCCGATGTCTGCGCTTGCCTTCAAGATTATGGCTGACCCCTTCGGTCGCCTGACCTTCGTACGCGTATACTCAGGGATCCTCAGGAAGGGCAGCTACGTTCTCAACTCCACGAAGGGTAAGAAAGAGCGCGTCTCTCGCCTAATCGTGTTGAAGGCTGACGAGCGGACCGACGTCGATGAGCTTCGGGCGGGCGACCTAGGAGCCATGCTGGGTCTGAAGGACACCTTCACAGGGGATACCCTGTGTGAAGAGTCCTCTCCAGTTATTCTGGAGTCCCTGTTCATTCCTGAGCCGGTTATCTCTGTTGCAGTTGAGCCGAAGACCAAGCAGGATATGGACAAGCTCTCCAAGGCGCTGCAGTCGCTTTCGGAGGAGGATCCCACTTTCCGTGTCAACGTCGACCCAGAGACTAACCAAACGGTAATCTCTGGTATGGGCGAGTTGCACCTGGAAATCCTGGTAGACCGTATGATGCGAGAGTTCAAGGTCGAAGCTAACGTGGGTGCTCCCCAGGTGGCTTACCGTGAAACTATTCGTAAGCAGGTCAAGGCTGAGGGCAAGTTTGTCCGTCAGAGTGGTGGTAAGGGTCAGTACGGTCACGTTGTGATTGAACTTGAACCTGCCGAACCAGGAACAGGGTTTGAATTCGTCTCCAAAATCGTTGGCGGCTCGGTTCCTAGGGAATATATTGGTCCTGCGGAAGCGGGTATGAAGGAAGCCTGCGAAGGTGGGATTCTGGCTGGCTTCCCCGTGATCGATGTACGTGCCACGTTAGTCGACGGCTCCTACCACGATGTTGACTCTTCGGAAATGGCCTTCAAAATTGCAGGCTCAATGGCAATTAAGGATGGCTTCCTAAAAGCCAGCCCAGTCTTGCTGGAGCCGATGATGAAGGTTGAGGTAGAAGTACCAGAAGACTTCCTAGGCACCATCATGGGTGATTTGAACTCTCGCCGAGGTCAAATCGAAGGTCAGGAAAAGGCAGCTCAAGGCTTAGCAAAGGTCGCTGCCAAAGTGCCCCTGGCGGAAATGTTCGGATACGCCACCGACATCCGCTCCAAAACCCAGGGTCGGGGCATTTTTACGATGGAGTTTAGTCACTATGAGGAAGTTCCTCGGAGTGTGGCTGAAGCCATCATTGCAAAGAGCAAAGGGAACGCGTAG
- the rpsG gene encoding 30S ribosomal protein S7: MSRRTSATKRPVPPDPVYSSRLVSMMVRRLMVSGKYSVASRIVYDALKAIQERTGNDALELFERAVRNATPLVEVKARRVGGATYQVPMEVRGDRGTALALRWITQFSRQRAGKSMVSKLANELMDAANETGGAIRRREETHRMADANKAFAHYRY; encoded by the coding sequence ATGTCTCGTCGTACTTCCGCTACCAAACGTCCTGTCCCTCCCGATCCGGTTTACAGCAGCCGCCTAGTCAGCATGATGGTTCGCCGCCTCATGGTGAGCGGTAAGTATTCTGTTGCTTCTCGCATTGTCTATGACGCTCTAAAAGCGATTCAGGAGCGGACGGGCAATGATGCTCTAGAGCTTTTTGAGCGGGCTGTGCGCAATGCAACGCCCCTCGTCGAGGTCAAAGCTCGTCGGGTTGGCGGTGCGACTTATCAAGTACCCATGGAAGTACGCGGCGACCGGGGCACTGCATTAGCATTGCGCTGGATCACGCAGTTCTCGCGCCAGCGTGCGGGTAAGAGCATGGTCAGTAAGCTTGCCAATGAGCTGATGGATGCAGCTAACGAGACCGGCGGCGCTATTCGTCGTCGTGAAGAGACGCACCGCATGGCTGATGCTAACAAGGCGTTCGCCCACTATCGCTACTAA
- the rpsL gene encoding 30S ribosomal protein S12: MPTIQQLIRDERQASKVKTKSPALKSCPQRRGVCTRVYTTTPKKPNSALRKVARVRLTSGFEVTAYIPGIGHNLQEHSVVMIRGGRVKDLPGVRYHIIRGTLDTAGVKDRKQGRSKYGAKRPKAK; encoded by the coding sequence ATGCCGACTATTCAGCAGCTCATCCGCGACGAACGTCAGGCCTCTAAGGTCAAGACCAAATCTCCTGCTCTTAAGAGCTGTCCCCAACGGCGCGGTGTCTGCACTCGTGTCTACACTACAACGCCTAAGAAGCCAAACTCTGCTTTGCGTAAAGTAGCTCGTGTGCGGCTTACGTCCGGTTTTGAGGTGACTGCTTACATTCCTGGCATTGGCCATAACCTGCAAGAGCACTCTGTGGTTATGATTCGGGGAGGGCGGGTCAAGGATCTGCCTGGCGTCCGCTACCACATCATCCGCGGTACCTTGGACACAGCAGGTGTTAAAGACCGTAAGCAGGGTCGCTCGAAGTACGGTGCCAAGCGTCCGAAAGCAAAATAG
- a CDS encoding sulfite oxidase-like oxidoreductase, which produces MLGKFFRKPDANQSDRVPPGQHLTNGFPVLTYGPTPEVATATWTLRLWGLVAQEAHLGWDEVMALPQSDFTADFHCVTRWSKLDVQWTGVKVPDLMKLVELDPQAQQVLIHCYGGYTTNLALEDFLREENFFAHRLFGEPLPADHGGPIRLVVPHLYAWKSAKWINGLEFLNQEELGFWERNGYHRRGEPWSEERYTDGLFS; this is translated from the coding sequence ATGCTAGGCAAGTTTTTTCGCAAGCCCGATGCTAACCAGAGCGACCGAGTTCCTCCAGGTCAGCACCTCACCAACGGTTTTCCGGTATTGACCTATGGGCCGACACCTGAGGTGGCAACTGCAACCTGGACTCTTCGTCTGTGGGGATTGGTGGCTCAAGAGGCGCACCTGGGCTGGGATGAAGTAATGGCTTTGCCCCAGAGCGACTTCACTGCCGACTTTCACTGCGTGACTCGTTGGTCAAAGCTAGACGTGCAATGGACAGGCGTCAAAGTGCCTGACCTAATGAAGCTGGTGGAGTTGGATCCTCAGGCGCAACAGGTTTTGATTCATTGCTATGGTGGCTACACAACCAACCTTGCTCTGGAAGACTTCCTGCGGGAAGAGAACTTCTTTGCCCACCGTCTGTTCGGTGAACCTCTGCCAGCAGACCACGGCGGACCTATACGTTTGGTCGTACCTCACCTTTACGCTTGGAAAAGTGCAAAGTGGATCAACGGCCTAGAGTTCTTGAACCAGGAAGAACTAGGCTTTTGGGAGCGCAATGGCTATCATCGTCGGGGCGAACCTTGGTCCGAGGAACGCTACACTGACGGTTTGTTCAGCTAA
- the rpmF gene encoding 50S ribosomal protein L32: protein MAVPKKKTSKSKRDMRKAVWKGKARLQAERALSLGKSILTGRNTGFVYPTPEEDEEGEEA from the coding sequence ATGGCCGTTCCTAAGAAGAAAACCTCGAAGTCCAAGCGCGACATGCGCAAAGCAGTTTGGAAAGGCAAGGCCCGTCTCCAGGCTGAGCGGGCTCTGTCCCTAGGTAAGTCCATCCTGACGGGACGTAATACCGGTTTCGTTTATCCCACTCCTGAAGAAGATGAAGAAGGCGAAGAGGCATAG
- a CDS encoding ammonium transporter — MGRADLVRIACRGIGGGLLTSLLLVTSLLLAEPALAQTTAQVIPPAGMPTSPATAQHSADILWTLMTGALVFLMQAGFAMLEAGFTRAKNAANVMMKIIVTVSIAFCGFWFVGFGLMFGSNPSGWIGTNWFALGFDATTKLAAVPSNITLAPGVDAGWPFTFFFFQAVFVAAAAAIAAGALAERTRFLAYLIYAVVFCCLIYPIAGSWLWNGLFADWNGGTVGWLQKLGFIDFAGSTAVHSMGGWVALAGALVVGPRTGKYSRTGQARAIPGHNLPLGMLGVFLLWFGWLGFNGGSTNFANVDAGWIILNTNLSAAGGALGATFASWAIFSKPDMTFVGNGVLAGTVAITAPCHTVTPWAALLIGCIAGVLALLAALTVETVLKVDDPVGAFAVHGVCGLWGTLAAGIPWFGNPYFPARGWLQLGIQLVGISAIFLWAFGGGLFLFLILRRTVGVRVSVEEELAGLDISEHGNITYPDFTGIPGSNASTKAPLKP; from the coding sequence ATGGGCAGAGCAGACCTGGTGAGAATTGCCTGCCGGGGCATTGGCGGCGGTTTATTAACTAGCTTGCTGTTGGTAACTAGCTTGCTGCTGGCAGAACCTGCCCTCGCTCAAACCACCGCTCAAGTTATTCCTCCTGCAGGTATGCCGACTTCCCCTGCGACTGCCCAGCACTCTGCTGATATTCTCTGGACCTTGATGACCGGAGCCTTGGTTTTCCTGATGCAGGCAGGCTTCGCCATGCTAGAAGCTGGTTTTACGAGGGCGAAAAATGCCGCTAACGTCATGATGAAAATCATCGTGACGGTTTCCATCGCCTTTTGTGGCTTCTGGTTTGTCGGCTTCGGCTTGATGTTTGGCAGCAATCCATCGGGCTGGATTGGCACAAACTGGTTTGCATTGGGCTTTGATGCCACCACCAAACTCGCGGCTGTTCCCAGCAACATTACACTGGCTCCAGGTGTTGATGCGGGCTGGCCCTTCACCTTCTTCTTCTTTCAAGCTGTATTCGTAGCGGCTGCGGCAGCAATCGCCGCTGGTGCATTAGCAGAGCGAACGCGCTTTCTGGCTTACCTGATCTATGCCGTTGTCTTCTGCTGCCTGATCTATCCAATTGCTGGCAGTTGGCTCTGGAATGGGCTGTTTGCAGATTGGAATGGTGGCACGGTTGGTTGGTTGCAGAAGCTCGGCTTTATCGATTTTGCCGGTTCAACTGCAGTTCACTCAATGGGCGGCTGGGTCGCTCTAGCGGGTGCTTTAGTCGTTGGGCCGCGCACGGGGAAGTACAGTCGTACGGGTCAGGCACGCGCGATCCCTGGACATAACTTGCCTCTAGGCATGTTGGGCGTTTTCTTGCTTTGGTTTGGCTGGCTAGGCTTCAATGGCGGCTCCACTAATTTCGCTAATGTTGATGCGGGCTGGATCATTCTCAACACCAACCTGTCAGCTGCAGGCGGAGCTCTAGGGGCAACCTTCGCCTCCTGGGCAATCTTCTCCAAGCCCGATATGACTTTCGTGGGTAATGGTGTTTTGGCGGGAACCGTGGCAATTACCGCCCCCTGTCACACAGTGACCCCTTGGGCTGCCCTACTGATCGGCTGTATTGCTGGTGTACTAGCCTTGTTAGCCGCATTGACAGTCGAAACAGTCCTTAAGGTTGATGACCCGGTTGGTGCTTTTGCCGTTCATGGCGTCTGTGGATTGTGGGGCACGCTGGCAGCTGGCATCCCTTGGTTCGGCAATCCTTACTTTCCTGCGCGTGGCTGGCTGCAGTTGGGCATTCAATTGGTGGGTATAAGCGCAATTTTTCTCTGGGCATTTGGTGGTGGCTTATTCCTGTTTCTAATCCTGAGAAGAACTGTGGGCGTTCGAGTTTCGGTTGAGGAAGAACTCGCTGGCTTAGATATCAGCGAGCACGGTAACATCACTTATCCCGACTTTACGGGCATCCCAGGCAGCAATGCCAGCACAAAAGCTCCGCTCAAGCCCTAG